A window from Nocardioides mesophilus encodes these proteins:
- a CDS encoding alpha-amylase family glycosyl hydrolase has product MHRSLIAATLAALASGLVATAAPALADHTAAPPPDSVALVGDLQTELGCPTDWAPECAATELTLADGAWTGTFTVPAGAWEYKVALNDAWTENYGDGQDNLKLNLLHDARLVFRYDPHSHAVSVAPAAAPKPVNRADKALAQDSLREALTRERLYFVMADRFANGDKSNDTAGLGKDRLVSGYDPTATGFYHGGDLAGVIDRLDYIQGLGTTAIWLTPSFKNKPVQGAPGSESAGYHGYWITDFTKIDPHLGSNRDMARLVKLAHKRGLKVFFDIITNHTADVIGYDRSQYDASGNLPYVSTEDEPYRDAEGNPFDDRDYADGSKPFPEVNLDSFPYKPVVPQAEQDEKVPAWLNDPRYYHNRGTSTFSGESNTYGDFPSGPYSALDDLWTEHPRVVRGMEDIYKTWVRQVGIDGFRIDTVKHNNMEFWQQFSPALTDYAAEQGNKDFFMFGEVYDASSKFVSQYTTEGRLQAAVDFGFQANATGFAKGGATDALRDFYAEDDWYTDADSNAYQLPTFLGNHDMGRIGSFLRQNTDGWSERQLLRRDELAHSLMYLTRGQPVVYYGDEQGFSAPADVPGGIGDQRAREDMFPSKVDLYNGYDLIGSDDTTAQSNFHPNRPLYKHIARLARVRAAHPVLADGAQVHRYSTDGPGIYAFSRVDPQKRREFVVAVNNSGSTARATFDTFSPQTRFGRVWASPWGGSPRARHTDRSGQVTLRVPAYGAVVYRADKRIPDDGAAPVVTLDSLENGGIVGGRAEIGASVASDSFTQVSFGWRPVGEKGWRPLGTDDNAPFRVFHDVRDLPFGTLVEYRAVVRDADGDLAVDQRYGVVGEPPKQDTTPDWGGPVTQPTSVSVPGMFNSEVGCTEDWQPTCAAIQLGLDEEDGVWSKTFTDQQTIPQGGHGYKVAVDSLVHPNDPWAENYGAGGVPNGDNITLDADGGPITFWYSHATHWVTNSIDTPHLYVAAGDFQSELGCGADDDPTCLRSWLQDPDGDGVWTLRSHTLPAGTYHFVVTQDQTTDGSWGQGGAPSGTPVSFTLADGQGVEISFTPPAGSDPGQAAAALTVQTYTAPTP; this is encoded by the coding sequence GTGCATCGATCCCTCATCGCCGCGACCCTGGCCGCTCTCGCCAGCGGCCTGGTGGCGACCGCGGCGCCCGCCCTCGCGGACCACACCGCCGCCCCACCCCCCGACTCCGTCGCCCTGGTCGGCGACCTGCAGACCGAGCTCGGCTGCCCGACCGACTGGGCCCCCGAATGCGCCGCCACCGAGCTCACCCTCGCCGACGGCGCCTGGACGGGCACCTTCACCGTCCCGGCCGGCGCCTGGGAATACAAGGTCGCGCTGAACGACGCCTGGACCGAGAACTACGGCGACGGCCAGGACAACCTGAAGCTGAACCTGCTGCACGACGCCCGGCTGGTGTTCCGCTACGACCCGCACAGCCACGCCGTGTCGGTCGCCCCCGCGGCGGCGCCCAAGCCGGTGAACCGCGCCGACAAGGCGCTCGCCCAGGACAGCCTGCGCGAGGCGCTGACCCGGGAGCGGCTGTACTTCGTGATGGCCGACCGCTTCGCCAACGGCGACAAGTCCAACGACACCGCCGGGCTCGGCAAGGACCGCCTCGTGTCCGGCTACGACCCCACCGCCACCGGCTTCTACCACGGTGGCGACCTCGCGGGGGTGATCGACCGCCTCGACTACATCCAGGGCCTCGGCACCACCGCCATCTGGCTGACGCCCTCGTTCAAGAACAAGCCGGTGCAGGGCGCACCGGGCAGCGAGTCGGCCGGCTACCACGGCTACTGGATCACCGACTTCACCAAGATCGACCCGCACCTGGGCAGCAACCGCGACATGGCCCGGCTGGTGAAGCTGGCCCACAAGCGTGGGCTCAAGGTGTTCTTCGACATCATCACCAACCACACCGCCGACGTGATCGGCTACGACCGCAGCCAGTACGACGCGAGCGGGAACCTGCCCTACGTGAGCACCGAGGACGAGCCCTACCGCGACGCCGAGGGCAACCCCTTCGACGACCGGGATTACGCCGACGGCAGCAAGCCGTTCCCCGAGGTGAACCTCGACTCCTTCCCCTACAAGCCGGTGGTGCCCCAGGCCGAGCAGGACGAGAAGGTCCCCGCCTGGCTGAACGACCCGCGCTACTACCACAACCGCGGCACCTCGACCTTCTCCGGTGAGAGCAACACCTACGGCGACTTCCCGTCGGGGCCCTACTCGGCCCTCGACGACCTGTGGACCGAGCATCCCCGCGTGGTCCGCGGCATGGAGGACATCTACAAGACCTGGGTGCGTCAGGTCGGCATCGACGGCTTCCGGATCGACACCGTCAAGCACAACAACATGGAGTTCTGGCAGCAGTTCTCCCCGGCGCTGACCGACTACGCCGCCGAGCAGGGCAACAAGGACTTCTTCATGTTCGGCGAGGTCTACGACGCGAGCTCGAAGTTCGTCTCGCAGTACACCACCGAGGGCCGGCTCCAGGCCGCCGTCGACTTCGGCTTCCAGGCCAACGCCACCGGCTTCGCCAAGGGTGGCGCCACCGACGCGCTGCGCGACTTCTACGCCGAGGACGACTGGTACACCGACGCGGACTCCAACGCCTACCAGCTGCCCACGTTCCTGGGGAACCACGACATGGGCCGGATCGGCAGCTTCCTGCGCCAGAACACCGACGGCTGGTCCGAGCGGCAGCTGCTGCGCCGCGACGAGCTCGCCCACAGCCTGATGTACCTCACCCGCGGCCAGCCGGTCGTCTACTACGGCGACGAGCAGGGCTTCTCCGCCCCGGCCGACGTCCCCGGCGGCATCGGTGACCAGCGGGCCCGCGAGGACATGTTCCCCAGCAAGGTCGACCTGTACAACGGCTACGACCTGATCGGCTCCGACGACACCACCGCGCAGAGCAACTTCCACCCGAACCGGCCGCTCTACAAGCACATCGCCCGGCTGGCCCGGGTGCGCGCGGCCCACCCGGTGCTCGCCGACGGTGCGCAGGTGCACCGCTACTCCACCGACGGGCCCGGCATCTACGCGTTCAGCCGGGTCGACCCGCAGAAGCGGCGCGAGTTCGTGGTCGCGGTCAACAACAGCGGGTCGACGGCCCGCGCCACGTTCGACACCTTCAGCCCCCAGACCCGCTTCGGCCGGGTCTGGGCCTCCCCGTGGGGTGGCAGCCCCCGGGCCCGGCACACCGACCGGTCGGGTCAGGTGACCCTCCGGGTGCCGGCGTACGGCGCGGTGGTCTACCGCGCGGACAAGCGGATCCCGGACGACGGGGCCGCTCCGGTGGTCACCCTCGACTCGCTGGAGAACGGCGGCATCGTGGGCGGTCGCGCCGAGATCGGCGCCTCCGTCGCCAGCGACAGCTTCACCCAGGTCTCCTTCGGGTGGCGCCCGGTGGGGGAGAAGGGCTGGCGTCCGCTCGGCACCGACGACAACGCGCCGTTCCGGGTCTTCCACGACGTGCGCGACCTGCCGTTCGGCACGCTCGTGGAGTACCGCGCGGTGGTGCGCGACGCCGACGGCGACCTCGCGGTCGACCAGCGGTACGGCGTCGTGGGCGAGCCGCCGAAGCAGGACACCACCCCTGACTGGGGCGGGCCGGTCACCCAGCCGACCTCCGTGTCGGTGCCCGGCATGTTCAACAGCGAGGTCGGCTGCACCGAGGACTGGCAGCCCACCTGCGCGGCGATCCAGCTCGGCCTCGACGAGGAGGACGGTGTCTGGTCCAAGACCTTCACCGACCAGCAGACGATCCCGCAGGGGGGTCACGGCTACAAGGTGGCCGTCGACTCGCTCGTCCACCCGAACGACCCGTGGGCGGAGAACTACGGCGCCGGGGGTGTCCCGAACGGCGACAACATCACCCTCGACGCCGACGGCGGGCCGATCACCTTCTGGTACAGCCACGCCACCCACTGGGTCACCAACAGCATCGACACCCCGCACCTGTACGTCGCCGCCGGCGACTTCCAGAGCGAGCTCGGCTGCGGGGCGGACGACGACCCGACCTGCCTGCGGTCCTGGCTGCAGGACCCGGACGGGGACGGGGTGTGGACGCTGCGCAGCCACACGCTGCCGGCGGGCACCTACCACTTCGTGGTCACCCAGGACCAGACCACGGACGGCAGCTGGGGCCAGGGCGGGGCGCCGAGCGGCACCCCGGTCAGCTTCACCCTGGCCGACGGGCAGGGCGTGGAGATCTCCTTCACCCCGCCGGCCGGCTCCGACCCGGGTCAGGCGGCCGCGGCGCTGACGGTGCAGACCTACACCGCGCCGACCCCGTAG
- a CDS encoding citrate synthase translates to MTETATASSTETDGQSLTVRDNRTGTEYDVPIVDGAIKAADLGKIRTDEESPGLAVYDPGFVNTASCRSSVTFIDGDKGILEYRGYPIEQLAENSTFLEVAYLLIHGELPSREEYEAWVHEITYHTFVHENVKGFMEGFRYDAHPMGILMASVGALSTFYPESRNIADADNRHMQIVRMIAKMPTLGAWAFRNAQGKPYVYPDNELSYTENFLAMLFKMSEKKFHADERLVKALDVLFILHADHEQNCSTNAVRSVGSSQVDPYSAVAAGVAALYGPLHGGANEAVLRMLRRIGSVENVPSFIEGVKSGNERLMGFGHRVYKNYDPRAKIIKKACDDVFEVTGVNPLLQIAQELEKIALEDEYFVKRKLYPNVDFYSGLIYEALQFPPEMFTVLFAIGRTPGWLAQWLELVQDPEQKIARPKQIYTGERRLDFVPREQRWS, encoded by the coding sequence GTGACCGAAACGGCCACTGCTTCCAGCACCGAGACCGACGGCCAGAGCCTGACAGTCCGCGACAACCGCACCGGCACGGAGTACGACGTGCCGATCGTCGACGGCGCCATCAAGGCTGCCGACCTCGGCAAGATCCGCACCGACGAGGAGAGCCCGGGCCTCGCCGTCTACGACCCCGGGTTCGTCAACACCGCCTCCTGCCGCAGCTCCGTCACGTTCATCGACGGCGACAAGGGCATCCTGGAGTACCGCGGCTACCCGATCGAGCAGCTCGCGGAGAACTCGACGTTCCTCGAGGTCGCCTACCTGCTCATCCACGGCGAGCTCCCCTCCCGGGAGGAGTACGAAGCCTGGGTGCACGAGATCACCTACCACACGTTCGTGCACGAGAACGTGAAGGGCTTCATGGAGGGCTTCCGCTACGACGCCCACCCGATGGGGATCCTCATGGCCTCGGTGGGCGCGCTCTCCACCTTCTACCCGGAGTCGCGCAACATCGCCGACGCGGACAACCGGCACATGCAGATCGTCCGGATGATCGCCAAGATGCCGACCCTCGGCGCCTGGGCGTTCCGCAACGCGCAGGGCAAGCCCTACGTCTACCCGGACAACGAGCTGAGCTACACCGAGAACTTCCTCGCGATGCTGTTCAAGATGAGCGAGAAGAAGTTCCACGCCGACGAGCGGCTGGTCAAGGCCCTCGACGTGCTGTTCATCCTGCACGCCGACCACGAGCAGAACTGCTCGACCAACGCGGTCCGCTCCGTCGGCTCCAGCCAGGTCGACCCGTACTCGGCCGTGGCCGCCGGCGTGGCCGCGCTCTACGGCCCGCTGCACGGCGGGGCCAACGAGGCGGTGCTGCGGATGCTGCGCCGGATCGGCTCCGTCGAGAACGTCCCGTCGTTCATCGAGGGCGTCAAGAGCGGCAACGAGCGGCTGATGGGCTTCGGCCACCGGGTCTACAAGAACTACGACCCGCGCGCCAAGATCATCAAGAAGGCCTGCGACGACGTCTTCGAGGTCACCGGAGTGAACCCGCTGCTGCAGATCGCGCAGGAGCTGGAGAAGATCGCGCTCGAGGACGAGTACTTCGTCAAGCGCAAGCTCTACCCGAACGTGGACTTCTACTCCGGCCTCATCTACGAGGCGCTGCAGTTCCCGCCGGAGATGTTCACGGTGCTGTTCGCGATCGGCCGGACCCCGGGCTGGCTGGCCCAGTGGCTCGAGCTGGTCCAGGACCCGGAGCAGAAGATCGCCCGGCCCAAGCAGATCTACACCGGCGAGCGCCGGCTGGACTTCGTTCCGCGCGAGCAGCGCTGGTCCTGA
- the rplM gene encoding 50S ribosomal protein L13, whose protein sequence is MRTYSPKPADIQREWHVIDATDVVLGRLAVQTATLLRGKHKPTFAPHVDGGDFVIIINAEKVALSGDKKTTKMAYRHSGYPGGLSATPFGELLEKDPRRAIEMAVWGMLPKNRLSRATLKKLKVYAGPNHPHQAQKAQPFEIKQISQ, encoded by the coding sequence GTGCGTACGTACAGCCCGAAGCCCGCTGACATCCAGCGCGAGTGGCACGTCATCGACGCCACCGACGTGGTGCTCGGACGCCTCGCCGTCCAGACCGCAACGCTGCTTCGCGGTAAGCACAAGCCCACCTTTGCGCCGCACGTCGACGGTGGTGACTTCGTCATCATCATCAACGCCGAGAAGGTCGCCCTGTCCGGCGACAAGAAGACCACCAAGATGGCCTACCGCCACTCGGGATACCCGGGCGGCCTCTCCGCGACCCCGTTCGGCGAGCTCCTCGAGAAGGACCCGCGCCGCGCGATCGAGATGGCGGTCTGGGGCATGCTCCCCAAGAACCGCCTCAGCCGTGCGACCTTGAAGAAGCTCAAGGTCTACGCCGGGCCGAACCACCCGCACCAGGCCCAGAAGGCCCAGCCGTTCGAGATCAAGCAGATCTCCCAGTAA
- the rpsI gene encoding 30S ribosomal protein S9, with protein MTDTTATDEVEETFEANEQGVAYSSESAPSEDAPARPATIAPANATGRRKEAVARVRLVPGTGQWTVNGRTLDSYFPNKLHQQVVNEPFVNTDLVGRFDVIARIHGGGITGQAGALRLGVARALNAIDIEANRPSLKKAGLLTRDARVIERKKAGLKKARKAPQYSKR; from the coding sequence GTGACTGACACCACCGCGACCGACGAGGTCGAGGAGACCTTCGAGGCCAATGAGCAGGGCGTTGCCTACAGCTCTGAGAGCGCGCCCTCCGAGGACGCGCCGGCTCGTCCGGCGACCATTGCGCCGGCCAACGCGACCGGCCGTCGCAAGGAGGCCGTGGCCCGGGTGCGTCTCGTCCCCGGCACCGGGCAGTGGACCGTCAACGGCCGCACGCTCGACTCCTACTTCCCGAACAAGCTGCACCAGCAGGTCGTGAACGAGCCGTTCGTGAACACCGACCTGGTGGGCCGTTTCGACGTGATCGCCCGCATCCACGGCGGCGGCATCACCGGCCAGGCCGGCGCGCTGCGTCTCGGCGTGGCCCGCGCGCTGAACGCCATCGACATCGAGGCGAACCGCCCATCGCTGAAGAAGGCCGGGCTGCTCACCCGTGACGCCCGCGTCATCGAGCGCAAGAAGGCTGGTCTGAAGAAGGCCCGCAAGGCTCCCCAGTACAGCAAGCGCTGA
- the glmM gene encoding phosphoglucosamine mutase has protein sequence MGRLFGTDGVRGVANGDLTAELALDLSVAAAHVLGEAGAFHPTEGRRPRAVVGRDTRVSGQFLEAAVVAGLASAGVDVLLLDVLPTPGVAHLTGSLDVDLGVMISASHNPMPDNGIKFLSRGGVKLDDAIEVAIEQRLREPWERPTGAGVGRVQRYDAAVSDYTRHLVSTVRQPLTGLKVVLDCAHGAAFEAGPRALRDAGAEVIAINVDPDGLNINDGCGSTHLGPVREAVLAHGADAGFALDGDSDRCLAVDHEGTVVDGDQILAVLALALRETERLREETVVVTVMSNLGFVQAMRREGIAVRQTKVGDRYVLETLNAERLSLGGEQSGHVIMTDHATTGDGILTALHVLERMARTGRTLKELGAVMDRLPQVLVNVKDVDRGRTSDEVLAAAVVAAELELGDSGRVLLRPSGTEPLVRVMVEAGTAEQAHQVAERLAEVVRERLSLS, from the coding sequence ATGGGTCGTCTCTTCGGCACCGACGGTGTCCGTGGTGTCGCGAACGGCGACCTCACCGCAGAGCTGGCCCTGGACCTGTCGGTCGCGGCAGCACACGTCCTCGGCGAGGCCGGTGCCTTCCATCCCACGGAAGGTCGCCGGCCTCGTGCCGTCGTCGGCCGTGACACCCGGGTCTCGGGGCAGTTCCTGGAGGCCGCGGTGGTGGCCGGGCTGGCCTCCGCCGGCGTCGACGTGCTCCTGCTCGACGTGCTGCCGACCCCCGGCGTGGCCCATCTCACCGGCTCCCTGGACGTCGATCTCGGCGTGATGATCTCCGCCAGCCACAACCCGATGCCCGACAACGGCATCAAGTTCCTCTCCCGCGGCGGGGTCAAGCTCGACGACGCCATCGAGGTGGCGATCGAGCAGCGGCTCCGCGAGCCCTGGGAACGACCCACCGGGGCCGGGGTCGGTCGGGTCCAGCGGTACGACGCGGCCGTGTCCGACTACACGCGGCACCTCGTGTCCACGGTGCGGCAGCCGCTCACCGGGCTGAAGGTCGTGCTGGACTGCGCGCACGGCGCCGCCTTCGAGGCCGGGCCCCGCGCGCTGCGCGACGCCGGCGCCGAGGTGATCGCGATCAACGTCGATCCCGACGGGCTGAACATCAACGACGGCTGCGGTTCCACGCACCTCGGGCCGGTGCGGGAGGCGGTCCTCGCCCATGGCGCCGACGCCGGCTTCGCCCTCGACGGCGACTCCGACCGCTGCCTGGCGGTGGACCACGAGGGCACGGTCGTCGACGGCGACCAGATCCTGGCGGTCCTCGCGCTCGCGCTGCGCGAGACCGAGCGGCTGCGCGAGGAGACCGTGGTCGTGACCGTCATGAGCAACCTCGGCTTCGTCCAGGCCATGCGCCGCGAGGGGATCGCGGTCCGCCAGACCAAGGTCGGCGACCGCTACGTCCTGGAGACCCTGAACGCCGAACGGCTCTCGCTGGGCGGCGAGCAGTCCGGCCACGTGATCATGACCGACCACGCCACCACCGGGGACGGCATCCTCACCGCGCTGCACGTCCTGGAACGGATGGCGCGCACCGGGCGGACCCTCAAGGAGCTGGGTGCGGTGATGGACCGGCTTCCGCAGGTGCTGGTGAACGTCAAGGACGTCGACCGGGGCCGCACCTCGGACGAGGTGCTGGCCGCAGCGGTCGTCGCGGCGGAGCTCGAGCTCGGCGACTCCGGGCGGGTGCTGCTGCGGCCCTCGGGCACCGAGCCGCTGGTGCGGGTGATGGTCGAGGCCGGGACCGCCGAGCAGGCGCACCAGGTCGCGGAGCGGCTCGCCGAGGTCGTCCGGGAGCGGCTCAGCCTCTCCTAG
- a CDS encoding C2 family cysteine protease — protein sequence MPTPSSRRPPAAGPRDGGRPAPRAGRCNRDDRGQGTLEYVGIAIVAAILVAAVAVTDTGAAVRAEVACQIRSLASQAGACGGASDAPTTYDAGAGEGDGPTGTGSTGGTGSAGGTGSAGGTGVGGTAPGTGEPPGVVDPDLDGGGGAGPYPTGWSNGSGQASEPVDQATVDSAVDDFQDSLDGGWNGVGGGELQDIYDLLDGLTGAELDALIAAMSDEELQHWVDELDDGSLFGGGWSRERRRELWSMIAAKASPATMRRLDEFTDEVQPEFDDVGGDAASDDPESPVHDAEYTEVPHELFVGDPDDPTEPPVDPSDLDQGMIGDCWLIATIGAIATSNPEIIEQMITENANGTYTVTLYEDGEAVEVTVTPDIPTVQGNPLFADNPAESDAGSGTYELWPHLIEKAVAQYYGDYEDLEGDWPSKAMELLTGEDVDTYEADWFGADDPDPPSIRDLDALLDGGGAVLVSTAHENLTSLYDDGTIVQGHAYYVQQVDPDKGTVTIVNPWGLDSYPPITMSYEDFENSFIRYDTADLG from the coding sequence ATGCCCACGCCCTCCTCGCGCCGCCCGCCCGCCGCGGGCCCGAGGGACGGCGGTCGTCCCGCACCGAGGGCCGGCCGGTGCAATCGTGACGACCGCGGCCAGGGAACCCTGGAGTACGTCGGCATCGCCATCGTGGCCGCGATCCTGGTGGCCGCCGTCGCGGTCACCGACACCGGAGCGGCCGTCCGTGCCGAGGTCGCCTGCCAGATCCGCAGCCTGGCCAGCCAGGCCGGTGCGTGCGGAGGCGCGAGCGACGCCCCGACGACGTACGACGCGGGCGCCGGCGAGGGCGACGGCCCGACCGGCACCGGCAGCACCGGTGGCACCGGAAGCGCCGGTGGCACCGGAAGCGCCGGTGGCACCGGGGTCGGCGGCACCGCACCGGGCACCGGGGAGCCACCGGGCGTGGTCGACCCCGACCTCGACGGTGGCGGCGGGGCGGGACCGTACCCGACCGGCTGGTCCAACGGGTCCGGTCAGGCCTCGGAGCCGGTCGACCAGGCGACCGTGGACTCTGCGGTGGACGACTTCCAGGACTCGCTCGACGGCGGCTGGAACGGTGTCGGGGGCGGCGAGCTCCAGGACATCTACGACCTGCTGGACGGGCTCACCGGCGCCGAGCTCGACGCGCTGATCGCCGCCATGAGCGACGAGGAGCTGCAGCACTGGGTCGACGAGCTCGACGACGGCTCGTTGTTCGGGGGCGGCTGGAGCCGCGAGCGCCGCCGCGAGCTGTGGAGCATGATCGCCGCGAAGGCCTCGCCGGCCACCATGCGACGGCTCGACGAGTTCACCGACGAGGTGCAGCCGGAGTTCGACGACGTCGGGGGCGACGCCGCCAGCGACGACCCGGAGAGCCCGGTCCACGACGCGGAGTACACCGAGGTGCCGCACGAGCTCTTCGTGGGCGACCCCGACGACCCGACGGAACCTCCGGTCGACCCCAGCGACCTCGACCAGGGCATGATCGGCGACTGCTGGCTGATCGCCACCATCGGCGCGATCGCCACGAGCAACCCCGAGATCATCGAGCAGATGATCACCGAGAACGCCAACGGCACCTACACCGTCACCCTCTACGAGGACGGCGAGGCGGTCGAGGTGACGGTCACCCCGGACATCCCGACCGTGCAGGGCAACCCGCTGTTCGCCGACAACCCCGCGGAGAGCGACGCCGGCAGCGGCACCTACGAGCTGTGGCCACACCTCATCGAGAAGGCGGTAGCGCAGTACTACGGCGACTACGAGGACCTGGAGGGCGACTGGCCGTCCAAGGCGATGGAGCTGCTCACCGGTGAGGACGTCGACACCTACGAGGCGGACTGGTTCGGGGCGGACGACCCGGACCCGCCGTCGATCCGCGACCTCGACGCGCTGCTCGACGGCGGCGGGGCGGTGCTGGTCTCGACCGCGCACGAGAACCTGACCTCGCTCTACGACGACGGCACCATCGTGCAGGGCCATGCCTACTATGTGCAGCAGGTCGACCCGGACAAGGGCACGGTGACGATCGTGAACCCCTGGGGCCTGGACAGCTACCCGCCGATCACCATGAGCTACGAGGACTTCGAGAACAGCTTCATCCGATACGACACCGCGGACCTGGGCTAG
- a CDS encoding GNAT family N-acetyltransferase → MDVREIDGADPELARRYWELGRASELAYRVFDSYWPWQTAEVSLREGRAGWETHLLGAFDGDRLAGVGMLTLPLLDNPHLAYLNVNVDPAWQRQGYGSALASQVEELARERGRRVMACDAYAPPGEETAGLRFLLAHGYTVGLEDAMKVVELDATEPGWAALEAEVAPRTAGYTFVTWADVVPQELLEDYCRLQEAFFELAPLGEMEIEPEVWDERRVREREESNRNQGRQEVCTAVLAADGSMVGLTEVALNRHAPHRGFQSGTLVLPEHRGHALGLAVKLRNHRELRSRFPQCRILVTGNAGINLAMNAVNDRLGYRLVERCLELQKDL, encoded by the coding sequence GTGGACGTGAGAGAGATCGACGGCGCGGACCCCGAGCTCGCACGACGCTACTGGGAGCTCGGGCGGGCCTCCGAGCTGGCCTACCGCGTCTTCGACTCCTACTGGCCGTGGCAGACCGCCGAGGTCTCGCTGCGCGAGGGCCGCGCCGGCTGGGAGACGCACCTGCTCGGCGCCTTCGACGGTGACAGGCTGGCCGGGGTGGGGATGCTGACGCTGCCGTTGCTGGACAACCCGCACCTGGCCTACCTCAACGTGAACGTCGACCCGGCGTGGCAGCGGCAGGGCTACGGCAGCGCGCTCGCCTCGCAGGTCGAGGAGCTCGCCCGGGAACGCGGCCGACGGGTGATGGCCTGCGACGCCTACGCGCCGCCCGGCGAGGAGACCGCGGGGCTCCGGTTCCTGCTCGCCCACGGCTACACCGTGGGCCTCGAGGACGCCATGAAGGTCGTCGAGCTGGACGCCACCGAGCCGGGCTGGGCGGCGCTGGAGGCCGAGGTGGCGCCGCGGACCGCGGGCTACACCTTCGTCACCTGGGCCGACGTCGTCCCGCAGGAGCTTCTGGAGGACTACTGCCGGCTGCAGGAGGCCTTCTTCGAGCTGGCGCCGCTCGGCGAGATGGAGATCGAGCCGGAGGTCTGGGACGAGCGCCGGGTGCGTGAGCGCGAGGAGTCCAACCGCAACCAGGGCCGACAGGAGGTGTGCACCGCCGTGCTCGCCGCCGACGGCTCGATGGTCGGCCTCACCGAGGTCGCGCTCAACCGGCACGCGCCGCACCGCGGCTTCCAGAGCGGCACGCTGGTGCTGCCGGAGCACCGGGGCCACGCCCTCGGGCTGGCGGTGAAGCTGCGCAACCACCGCGAGCTGCGCTCCCGCTTCCCGCAGTGCCGGATCCTCGTCACCGGCAACGCGGGGATCAACCTGGCGATGAACGCCGTGAACGACCGACTCGGCTACCGGCTGGTGGAGCGGTGCCTCGAGCTGCAGAAGGACCTGTGA
- a CDS encoding GNAT family N-acetyltransferase, translating to MSALEIRPLDAHDEEALAAWHATYLAGDTYGRAQATPWMLEEMRADFTGSRTGERFLPFSGHADGTVVAAGLLVLPLLDNLTLAHAEWWTHPDHRRRGHGSAMLEHLTRVAREHGRTTLGTETSFPFDAPADGAGHPHADFLTHRGFTFALGNVMRVLPLPPDLDLVRRRAEEAAPYHSDYTLRRFVGPVPDDIVLPFGALIGSLMTEAPLGAKNREAEVFDEERIRSDEAVFAASGRTKYTTVAIAPDGAVVAYSEVVVPRYDPDVVYQWGTLVLDGHRGHRLGMATKAHNLLWLVEQEPDRSRLVTFNAEVNRHMIAVNEALGFRPVERHAEFEKELG from the coding sequence GTGAGTGCACTGGAGATCCGACCGCTGGACGCCCACGACGAGGAGGCGCTGGCAGCCTGGCACGCCACCTACCTGGCCGGTGACACCTACGGCCGTGCCCAGGCGACGCCGTGGATGCTGGAGGAGATGCGTGCCGACTTCACCGGCTCCCGCACGGGTGAGCGCTTCCTGCCGTTCAGCGGCCATGCCGACGGCACGGTGGTCGCCGCCGGGCTGCTCGTGCTGCCGCTGCTGGACAACCTCACGTTGGCGCACGCGGAGTGGTGGACGCACCCGGACCACCGGCGGCGCGGCCACGGCTCCGCGATGCTCGAGCACCTGACCCGGGTGGCCCGCGAGCACGGCCGCACCACGCTGGGGACCGAGACGTCGTTCCCGTTCGACGCCCCCGCCGACGGCGCCGGGCACCCGCACGCCGACTTCCTCACCCACCGCGGGTTCACCTTCGCGCTGGGCAACGTGATGCGGGTGCTCCCGCTGCCGCCCGACCTCGACCTGGTACGTCGTCGTGCGGAGGAGGCGGCGCCGTACCACTCCGACTACACGCTGCGCCGCTTCGTCGGCCCGGTGCCCGACGACATCGTGCTGCCCTTCGGCGCGCTGATCGGCAGCCTGATGACCGAGGCGCCGCTGGGCGCCAAGAACCGGGAGGCCGAGGTCTTCGACGAGGAGCGGATCCGCTCCGACGAGGCCGTCTTCGCCGCGTCCGGGCGCACGAAGTACACCACCGTCGCGATCGCGCCGGACGGTGCGGTCGTGGCCTACTCGGAGGTCGTGGTGCCCCGCTACGACCCGGACGTGGTCTACCAGTGGGGCACGCTGGTGCTCGACGGGCACCGCGGCCACCGGCTCGGGATGGCCACCAAGGCGCACAACCTGCTGTGGCTGGTCGAGCAGGAGCCGGACCGGTCCCGGCTGGTGACCTTCAACGCCGAGGTGAACCGGCACATGATCGCGGTCAACGAGGCGCTCGGCTTCCGTCCGGTCGAGCGGCACGCGGAGTTCGAGAAGGAGCTCGGCTGA